Proteins from a single region of Apium graveolens cultivar Ventura chromosome 7, ASM990537v1, whole genome shotgun sequence:
- the LOC141671698 gene encoding G-type lectin S-receptor-like serine/threonine-protein kinase B120 isoform X1, with protein sequence MADIYINTRLVNLCYIFLILYTHAVFSQTVVTKKLMQGEVMKDGQIITSDNQVFGFGFFSPVNSSFRYVGVWYNEIRDKTVIWVANRNKPISGKSGFLSFGNDGNLKISDGNNVIWSTSSSSNSSNTSIALMDTGNLALCRSEDIDDYRKALWQSFSWPTDTFLPEMRVYTKSKTQNLPVFVSWRSPSDPAPGNYSMAFDPRGAPQIVVKDGSNHRLWRSGHWNGQIFIGVPNNRARFDSGFGTTNDYNTGDIYFTYTASNRLLLVRFSILWNGTVHQLVWDASKQVWNVALTEPSDECGQYNKCGNFGFCNMKDPKRCSCIKGFAPKSEDEWRRGNWSGGCIRKKALKCDKNGTSDGFLELQGIKLPDFADTLTGDVNDCEDKCTKNCSCSAYGYIDGIGCIVYGGDLIDIQQIEGGANSLNVRVSNSELGGKKSVSSAAIIAITVGGIIFLAISFFALWRFREKIKVSRQQGSSLLTVTGRSQDSSAGFSGVDELLTDGKQDTGPQLPLFSFTFVELATDYFSTKNKLGEGGFGPVYKGILPGGQEVAVKRLSKWSGQGLEEFKTEMILIAKLQHRNLVRLLGCCIEGEEKLLIYEFMPNKSLDSLLFDAIQRSQLDWNKRYAIIEGVARGLLYLHRDSRLRIIHRDLKASNILLDEEMQPKISDFGMARIFGGNQNEANTMRVVGTYGYMSPEYAMEGLFSVKSDVYSFGVLLLEIVSGHRNNSFRTPEFTNLIRYAWNLWKDGRNEELIDPIIVDACPHKKVLQCIHVGMLCVQMSAAQRPTMSQVLNMIESDSTTLPVPRFPDMSSTNSAEMDSIMQDHDTNISSTEVTVTEVIGR encoded by the exons ATGGCTGATATTTACATAAACACAAGACTTGTTAATCTTTGCTATATCTTCTTGATCTTGTATACTCATGCTGTATTTTCACAAACTGTTGTTACCAAGAAGCTTATGCAAGGTGAGGTGATGAAAGATGGTCAGATCATAACATCAGATAACCAGGtttttggttttggttttttcAGTCCAGTTAATTCATCTTTTCGATATGTTGGTGTATGGTACAATGAAATTCGAGATAAAACAGTTATTTGGGTTGCAAATAGGAACAAGCCCATTTCTGGAAAATCTGGTTTTTTAAGCTTTGGAAATGATGGGAATTTGAAGATTTCTGATGGGAATAATGTAATTTGGTCTACTAGTTCTTCATCGAATTCTAGCAATACTTCTATAGCCCTTATGGATACTGGAAATCTTGCTCTTTGTAGAAGTGAAGATATTGATGATTATAGAAAAGCTCTGTGGCAAAGCTTTAGCTGGCCAACAGATACATTTTTACCTGAAATGAGGGTTTATAcaaaatcaaaaacacaaaatcttCCTGTTTTTGTGTCTTGGAGAAGTCCAAGTGATCCTGCACCAGGAAACTATTCTATGGCCTTTGATCCACGAGGTGCACCACAGATAGTTGTTAAGGATGGGTCAAATCATCGTCTATGGAGAAGTGGCCATTGGAATGGCCAAATTTTTATTGGTGTTCCTAACAATAGGGCACGCTTTGACTCTGGTTTCGGGACAACTAATGATTACAATACTGGAGACATATACTTTACTTATACAGCTTCAAATCGATTACTATTAGTGAGATTTAGTATTTTATGGAATGGAACTGTTCACCAATTAGTTTGGGATGCTAGTAAGCAAGTTTGGAATGTGGCACTGACAGAACCAAGTGATGAATGTGGACAGTATAACAAATGTGGGAACTTCGGGTTTTGCAACATGAAGGATCCGAAAAGATGTAGCTGTATCAAAGGGTTTGCTCCAAAGTCTGAAGATGAGTGGCGCAGAGGAAATTGGTCTGGTGGGTGCATTAGGAAGAAGGCTCTGAAGTGTGACAAGAATGGTACAAGTGATGGTTTTCTGGAACTGCAGGGGATTAAACTACCTGATTTTGCAGATACTCTGACTGGAGATGTGAATGATTGTGAAGATAAATGCACAAAGAATTGTTCTTGCAGTGCCTATGGATATATAGATGGAATTGGGTGCATAGTTTATGGTGGTGATCTGATTGACATTCAACAAATTGAAGGCGGTGCCAATTCATTGAACGTTCGTGTATCAAATTCTGAACTTG GAGGTAAGAAGAGTGTATCAAGTGCAGCAATAATAGCAATTACAGTAGGTGGAATAATTTTTCTTGCGATTTCATTCTTCGCTTTATGGAGATTCCGAGAAAAAATAAAGG TCTCAAGGCAGCAGGGAAGTTCATTGTTAACTGTCACAGGCAGAAGTCAAGACTCATCTGCTGGATTTTCAGGAGTCGATGAGCTATTAACTGATGGGAAGCAAGATACCGGACCACAGTTGCCATTGTTCAGCTTCACTTTTGTGGAATTAGCCACTGATTATTTCTCAACCAAGAATAAACTTGGTGAGGGGGGCTTTGGCCCTGTATACAAG GGAATTTTACCTGGGGGACAAGAAGTGGCTGTTAAAAGGCTCTCAAAGTGGTCCGGACAAGGCTTAGAGGAGTTCAAAACCGAAATGATACTGATAGCTAAGTTGCAACATCGAAATCTTGTTAGACTGCTAGGCTGTTGCATTGAAGGGGAAGAAAAGTTGCTGATTTATGAATTCATGCCTAACAAAAGTTTGGATTCACTTCTTTTTG ATGCAATTCAAAGATCGCAACTGGACTGGAATAAACGATATGCAATCATCGAAGGGGTTGCACGAGGTTTACTTTATCTTCATCGAGATTCAAGACTTAGAATTATTCATCGAGATTTAAAAGCAAGCAATATTTTGCTGGATGAAGAAATGCAGCCAAAAATTTCAGATTTTGGAATGGCAAGAATATTTGGAGGGAACCAAAATGAAGCAAATACAATGCGAGTTGTCGGTACATA TGGTTATATGTCGCCAGAGTATGCAATGGAAGGCCTATTTTCTGTAAAATCTGATGTATATAGCTTTGGTGTGTTACTGTTAGAAATTGTCAGCGGCCATAGAAATAATTCTTTTCGCACACCTGAATTTACCAACCTTATTCGATAT GCATGGAATTTATGGAAAGATGGTAGAAATGAGGAGTTAATCGATCCTATTATTGTGGATGCATGCCCTCATAAAAAAGTACTCCAATGCATACATGTAGGGATGTTGTGTGTGCAGATGTCTGCAGCACAAAGACCAACAATGTCACAAGTTCTTAATATGATAGAGAGTGATAGTACTACTCTTCCGGTTCCTAGATTTCCGGATATGTCATCAACAAATTCTGCAGAAATGGACTCTATAATGCAAGATCATGATACTAATATATCCTCAACAGAAGTAACTGTTACAGAAGTGATTGGAAGATAG
- the LOC141671698 gene encoding G-type lectin S-receptor-like serine/threonine-protein kinase B120 isoform X2, whose amino-acid sequence MADIYINTRLVNLCYIFLILYTHAVFSQTVVTKKLMQGEVMKDGQIITSDNQVFGFGFFSPVNSSFRYVGVWYNEIRDKTVIWVANRNKPISGKSGFLSFGNDGNLKISDGNNVIWSTSSSSNSSNTSIALMDTGNLALCRSEDIDDYRKALWQSFSWPTDTFLPEMRVYTKSKTQNLPVFVSWRSPSDPAPGNYSMAFDPRGAPQIVVKDGSNHRLWRSGHWNGQIFIGVPNNRARFDSGFGTTNDYNTGDIYFTYTASNRLLLVRFSILWNGTVHQLVWDASKQVWNVALTEPSDECGQYNKCGNFGFCNMKDPKRCSCIKGFAPKSEDEWRRGNWSGGCIRKKALKCDKNGTSDGFLELQGIKLPDFADTLTGDVNDCEDKCTKNCSCSAYGYIDGIGCIVYGGDLIDIQQIEGGANSLNVRVSNSELGGKKSVSSAAIIAITVGGIIFLAISFFALWRFREKIKVSRQQGSSLLTVTGRSQDSSAGFSGVDELLTDGKQDTGPQLPLFSFTFVELATDYFSTKNKLGEGGFGPVYKGILPGGQEVAVKRLSKWSGQGLEEFKTEMILIAKLQHRNLVRLLGCCIEGEEKLLIYEFMPNKSLDSLLFDAIQRSQLDWNKRYAIIEGVARGLLYLHRDSRLRIIHRDLKASNILLDEEMQPKISDFGMARIFGGNQNEANTMRVVGT is encoded by the exons ATGGCTGATATTTACATAAACACAAGACTTGTTAATCTTTGCTATATCTTCTTGATCTTGTATACTCATGCTGTATTTTCACAAACTGTTGTTACCAAGAAGCTTATGCAAGGTGAGGTGATGAAAGATGGTCAGATCATAACATCAGATAACCAGGtttttggttttggttttttcAGTCCAGTTAATTCATCTTTTCGATATGTTGGTGTATGGTACAATGAAATTCGAGATAAAACAGTTATTTGGGTTGCAAATAGGAACAAGCCCATTTCTGGAAAATCTGGTTTTTTAAGCTTTGGAAATGATGGGAATTTGAAGATTTCTGATGGGAATAATGTAATTTGGTCTACTAGTTCTTCATCGAATTCTAGCAATACTTCTATAGCCCTTATGGATACTGGAAATCTTGCTCTTTGTAGAAGTGAAGATATTGATGATTATAGAAAAGCTCTGTGGCAAAGCTTTAGCTGGCCAACAGATACATTTTTACCTGAAATGAGGGTTTATAcaaaatcaaaaacacaaaatcttCCTGTTTTTGTGTCTTGGAGAAGTCCAAGTGATCCTGCACCAGGAAACTATTCTATGGCCTTTGATCCACGAGGTGCACCACAGATAGTTGTTAAGGATGGGTCAAATCATCGTCTATGGAGAAGTGGCCATTGGAATGGCCAAATTTTTATTGGTGTTCCTAACAATAGGGCACGCTTTGACTCTGGTTTCGGGACAACTAATGATTACAATACTGGAGACATATACTTTACTTATACAGCTTCAAATCGATTACTATTAGTGAGATTTAGTATTTTATGGAATGGAACTGTTCACCAATTAGTTTGGGATGCTAGTAAGCAAGTTTGGAATGTGGCACTGACAGAACCAAGTGATGAATGTGGACAGTATAACAAATGTGGGAACTTCGGGTTTTGCAACATGAAGGATCCGAAAAGATGTAGCTGTATCAAAGGGTTTGCTCCAAAGTCTGAAGATGAGTGGCGCAGAGGAAATTGGTCTGGTGGGTGCATTAGGAAGAAGGCTCTGAAGTGTGACAAGAATGGTACAAGTGATGGTTTTCTGGAACTGCAGGGGATTAAACTACCTGATTTTGCAGATACTCTGACTGGAGATGTGAATGATTGTGAAGATAAATGCACAAAGAATTGTTCTTGCAGTGCCTATGGATATATAGATGGAATTGGGTGCATAGTTTATGGTGGTGATCTGATTGACATTCAACAAATTGAAGGCGGTGCCAATTCATTGAACGTTCGTGTATCAAATTCTGAACTTG GAGGTAAGAAGAGTGTATCAAGTGCAGCAATAATAGCAATTACAGTAGGTGGAATAATTTTTCTTGCGATTTCATTCTTCGCTTTATGGAGATTCCGAGAAAAAATAAAGG TCTCAAGGCAGCAGGGAAGTTCATTGTTAACTGTCACAGGCAGAAGTCAAGACTCATCTGCTGGATTTTCAGGAGTCGATGAGCTATTAACTGATGGGAAGCAAGATACCGGACCACAGTTGCCATTGTTCAGCTTCACTTTTGTGGAATTAGCCACTGATTATTTCTCAACCAAGAATAAACTTGGTGAGGGGGGCTTTGGCCCTGTATACAAG GGAATTTTACCTGGGGGACAAGAAGTGGCTGTTAAAAGGCTCTCAAAGTGGTCCGGACAAGGCTTAGAGGAGTTCAAAACCGAAATGATACTGATAGCTAAGTTGCAACATCGAAATCTTGTTAGACTGCTAGGCTGTTGCATTGAAGGGGAAGAAAAGTTGCTGATTTATGAATTCATGCCTAACAAAAGTTTGGATTCACTTCTTTTTG ATGCAATTCAAAGATCGCAACTGGACTGGAATAAACGATATGCAATCATCGAAGGGGTTGCACGAGGTTTACTTTATCTTCATCGAGATTCAAGACTTAGAATTATTCATCGAGATTTAAAAGCAAGCAATATTTTGCTGGATGAAGAAATGCAGCCAAAAATTTCAGATTTTGGAATGGCAAGAATATTTGGAGGGAACCAAAATGAAGCAAATACAATGCGAGTTGTCGGTACATA A